cctgccctcctccaaccGCCTCAGGCCACGGGAACGCTTCCTCCAGAACTGAGTGCCCAGCTTTGGGACAGACACTGCTCgcgcaggagagagaggggatcCGTGAGCCGCCAGCTCCGATTTCCAGGTCGTAGCACCGGGACGAGGGTTTGCTTGGACAAAGGAGGCAGGAGCACCTTCCCGATGGATGGTTCCCGGCGCCCGAGGAGACCGCGGGAGTCCCGGACAGAATCGAAGGGCCGCAGAGTTGGAGACACCTGGTACGTTGGGGCGTGTGTGAGGGAGGACGAGGCGGGCTCCTCTGTGTgcctaggggtgtgtgtgtgtgtgtgtgtgtgtgtgtgtgtgtccgtgtgtgtgtgtgtgtgtgtttgtgtgtgtgtgtgtgcgcgtgcgtgtttcaGTGGATGGcaccaggggagaggagaagggagaagccgggcctcccaggaggctgggcaTTTGGAAGCTGAGGAAAGGGAGAATCGCTATGTCCAGAGGAATCCCTTCGGGGTGGGGAGGTTGGGAGGAGCCCTCAGGAGACGCGTCTCGGGTTTgctccctccttgctctcttcctGTGCTCCGGCCTTACAATTCCCCATGCCGACACACTCTCTGTGGGGTCGTCTCCCTCCTCtgcgggaagggagaggggagcagaggatcCGAGGGTTCCACCACCGTCTCACCCGGACGGGGGAGGGTTCCCTCCGTGTCCGCTGTTTTTCTTCTGGCCCTCAGCACCGCGCGTGGAATCCGGGGGCAGACAGGACTGTCCCCTGTGGAGCGCGGGCACCTCTTTCTGCAAAGTGCTCAGGCCCGAGGAgatgtctctccttctcctgtgGAGGAGCCCCGTCCAGAGGGCACTCTTTCCCGTGGGCACCGTCCCTGGTTCCCTCCCTATCGGCGGTGCAGGGGGGCTGGCGGTGGTggggggggtgaggagtggggggggttggggctgggggtggttgggggggtggggcctgggggtttggggggggtggggtggggctttcCCCAGCGAGGGGGTGAGGGAGGACGCGGAgaggcgggtgtcgggaggcaaGCAGCACCCGGGGAGGAGCAGCTCTCCTTGGAAGGGAAGGACGCGTGCCTtggccctggggctcagggtgggCGCGTGAGCGGGATGAGAAGGCGGGCTTTCAGGCGTGTGGGAAGTGGACCCCGGGTTCCTGCGTGCGAGGTCTGACCGTGTCCCTCCCTGTCCTGCAGCTcggccacccccgccccgcggAAGGCGGCGAAACGGAGGCGGCAGGCGGAGCAGGATCCCCGCACAGGTAAGGCGCTTTCCTGCTTTCTCGAAGGAGTGGGCTGCTGGGGAGAAGGCGTGCCAGGGCTTCCGGAAAGGAACAGCTGCCTCCTCTGGAATGTCCCGGGCGGCTTCCTCGGTTCTTCCGGCCACCCGTCCCGCGGCCGGTCTGGGCCGAGTCCCGGGGCTCTCCCGGCTCACGCCCTCTGCTCTCAAGAACACCCTGCGGGAGCAGAGCATTCACCTCGCACCCTCCGCTCTCTCCGCAGGGGCAGAGCCAGCCGCAGTGCCAGGAGCTCCCTGCCCGGCTCCAGCGCGGGCCCCGGAAGCAGCCCAGGTGAGTGGGCGGGAGGGACTCTGGAGGCTGGCCAGAGGGCCGCTGCTGCCCgggctccaggcccccagccaaGCCCCGCAGATGACCCTCCAGCTGGCGCTCAGCCTGAGCAGGACCTCCAccgcctggggggtggggggaggtggccaGGCAGAGTTTCCCTCGGGGACGGGGCGGGGGCTGGCGGCTGGCAGCTCCCTCCCCAAGAGGCCTCTCGGAGGGCCCCTGGGTGCTGGAGAACTCAGAGCTTTCCTCCCGCAGGGGCCGCGGACGCCCAGCACGCAGAGGATGCAGATGGTCGTGGTGGTCCTGGAGCCGGGAACAGCCCTTGAGCTGCGCCTGGGTGCGGAAGTCCTGGTCCTGGCCCCCCACGCAGCCCTGCAGCTCACGCTCGGCAACCTGGCGCTCGTCGTCGTCCCTGCGCGCGTCCTGAGCTCTTCCGAGGCTCTGTGGTTCCCTGCCCACGCGCGCTGGCTCTGGCCCGGCCCGACCCAGGCCGCCTGGGCCATCAACGTGCAAGACGGATCCCTTTGCGCCCAGAGAGCGGAGCCCAGCGGAGCGCCCCCCGCGCCAGAGGACGGGGAGGCTAGGCGAGGCTGCCGGCCCCCCGCGGGACCCTGGGCCGGCGGAGTCCCgggcctcagcccctcctccccgcacaccctcctcctccaagcTCTCCGCGGGGCCCCTGCCCGCCAGGGCTGCGGGCTCCCGCCCGAGCCCAGGGCCGGGCTGCGCCCTCTGCCGGCCGAGTTCAGCCTGGACCTCCGCGGCCTGGGGCCCCCGCCCAGCTCGGAGCTcagacctctgcctccctccccgagTCCCAGTCCGCCGCCCAGAAGCTGCCGCGCGCCGCCCCGTCGCAGGCCCCCCGCCAAGGCCCGCAGGCGTCTCTTCCGAGGGGATTGACCGGCCGCGAGCGCCCACCCCACGCGCAAGAATTGGCGCCCGCCGTTCGGGAGCCGCGGACGCCTGCTCCTTCTAGGGTGTCTCCCTGAGGCGGGATCACTCTCTGCCGGGAACACCGCGCGGGCGGCTGGCGCTCCAGGCGGGAGCGGAGGCCGCCAGGGACCTCTCCCCCAGACCCGGGCTCTGCCACAGGGGCTCCGGACAGGCGGAAGAGAGCaccgggagggtggggagaaaagagcTGCCAATCCCTCCTGCCGCGAAGGACTCCGACATCCAGAAGAGGGCACATCTGGTCAGGGTCCTCTGCGAGGAACCACACCCAAGACCCTAGAAGAAAGCACGCCAAAGCCTGGAGCGCGCGCCTCCCCAGAGAGGGTCTCCCAAAGCACCTGAAAGCGTGCTCCGCCCGCATCACGCCCTGGAGCGGGAGCGGAAGGCGCAGGAGCTCTCcgggtagggggaggggggcgttagCACACCTTGCCGCCATGAGAACGGCTCCAGGAGAACAGCACGATGGACCTGTCCGAAGGCTGGGCAGGACGCGGAGCCGCTGGaactctcccccgccccccccaccccccgttgcTGGCGGGGAGCCCAGAATGGGGCAACTTGCTGAAATGGAGTGTAGTTCCTCGACTCCTTCATCCTAGGCTTCCCGTTCATCCCACCCGGCTCTCCCACTCTGAGAGATCTGCTTGAGAGCCACGAACGGGTCTGTTCAGGGAGACGCCGAAGGCCGGAGTGGCCAGCAGCTGTCTCCACAATACAGCCAAGGGTGGGGTGTGACCTCCCCCGTGCCCTTCGGGGTTGCGTGGAGACTGAGAAGGGGACCCACCCCGGCCAGGGCACTGCCCCTCAGCGATCAAGAGGATGGGCTTTTTCCGCTCGATTCCATGGCCCACCCCGGTCAGTCGCCTCTGAATGCTTCTAGTCCCTCCAGGTGTGGGATGATTTTCAGGGCGGTTTGGGCGACCGGGGCTGTGGGAACCTTACGAGAGGCGATCGAGGACATCTCCCTACAGACCAAGGGTCTCGCATCCAATGGCACTTTCAGACGGGATGCGCCGAAACCGTGAAA
The Equus caballus isolate H_3958 breed thoroughbred chromosome 7, TB-T2T, whole genome shotgun sequence genome window above contains:
- the LOC138925260 gene encoding proline-rich protein 23D1-like, producing MDGSRRPRRPRESRTESKGRRVGDTCSATPAPRKAAKRRRQAEQDPRTGAEPAAVPGAPCPAPARAPEAAQGPRTPSTQRMQMVVVVLEPGTALELRLGAEVLVLAPHAALQLTLGNLALVVVPARVLSSSEALWFPAHARWLWPGPTQAAWAINVQDGSLCAQRAEPSGAPPAPEDGEARRGCRPPAGPWAGGVPGLSPSSPHTLLLQALRGAPARQGCGLPPEPRAGLRPLPAEFSLDLRGLGPPPSSELRPLPPSPSPSPPPRSCRAPPRRRPPAKARRRLFRGD